In one Populus nigra chromosome 12, ddPopNigr1.1, whole genome shotgun sequence genomic region, the following are encoded:
- the LOC133670126 gene encoding uncharacterized protein LOC133670126, translating into MGNKHTEEIGLGHGHKRMDSLEENVSVFFPEDFADESDRSFEDEDDYESDHGFHDPMERAIFWESQEALLQEVLNRCSKTGSKLRQEVYRITGVAKEADFCSCLKPSKGCTTCLRQRVVNLLTQKGFVAALCTSKWKNTKKYPGGKHEYVEMIASTIGSKKKIPYLIELEFRDQFEMAKACDEYRNLVAQLPEYYIGKAEYLNAIVGILCDAAKRSMKEKKIHMGPWRKRSFMQMKWSNTSGGRSVEEPSSKISSLPSSRQAHESCFHFSAAPALTVT; encoded by the exons ATGGGTAATAAACATACGGAGGAGATTGGTCTTGGCCATGGTCATAAACGTATGGACAGCCTTGAAGAGAATGTTTCTGTGTTCTTTCCTGAAGATTTTGCTGATGAGTCTGATCGCTCTTTCGAGGACGAAGATGACTACGAGTCTGATCACGGCTTCCATGACCCCATGGAAAGGGCTATATTTTGGGAATCCCAAGAGGCCTTGCTTCag GAAGTCTTGAACCGCTGTAGCAAAACAGGTTCAAAGTTAAGGCAGGAGGTCTACAGAATCACAGGGGTAGCGAAGGAGGCTGATTTTTGCAGCTGCTTGAAGCCCAGTAAAGGGTGCACTACCTGTTTAAGGCAGAGGGTTGTCAATTTGCTCACCCAAAAGGGATTTGTTGCAGCTCTTTGCACGTCAAAGtggaaaaacaccaaaaagtATCCAGGAG GGAAGCACGAGTACGTAGAAATGATTGCAAGCACAATCGGAAGCAAGAAGAAAATTCCATATCTGATTGAGTTGGAATTCCGAGACCAGTTTGAGATGGCTAAAGCATGTGATGAGTACCGCAATCTTGTGGCCCAGTTGCCAGAATACTACATAGGAAAAGCTGAATACCTCAACGCCATTGTGGGCATTCTATGTGATGCAGCCAAGAGATcaatgaaagagaagaaaatccaCATGGGTCCATGGAGAAAGAGAAGCTTCATGCAAATGAAATGGTCTAATACTTCTGGAGGACGGTCTGTTGAAGAACCCTCAAGCAAGATATCTTCTCTGCCCTCATCAAGACAAGCACATGAATCTTGCTTTCACTTCTCTGCTGCTCCAGCATTGACTGTGACTTAG